One stretch of Chlamydia abortus DNA includes these proteins:
- a CDS encoding MlaE family ABC transporter permease, translating into MEAKKRARIFQILCVFPLELGRWMGFTCAVIKSLSWKKSLFRSVNIQGYDIGVASLPVVILTGAVTGIVLALQSCYQLGIHGLSCAIGFFVVKSILVEIGPVLTALALSGRVGGAISAFLGTMRMTEQVSAMETLGVNPLAYFALPRIIAGTIAMPALVIAAVWSGIFGGYLLCRYAFQLPAQVYLHMVSGNVFISDIVMVIVKSLVFGFIITSLACYQGLGKHCRITDVAKVTTAGVVTSYISILFANCVITAFFHVLGY; encoded by the coding sequence ATGGAGGCAAAAAAACGTGCTCGTATTTTCCAAATACTTTGTGTTTTTCCTTTGGAATTAGGCAGATGGATGGGGTTCACTTGTGCAGTGATAAAAAGCTTATCATGGAAGAAGAGCTTATTTCGATCTGTAAATATTCAGGGTTATGATATCGGTGTAGCTTCTTTACCCGTAGTGATTCTTACTGGAGCTGTAACAGGAATCGTTTTGGCTTTGCAGTCCTGCTATCAATTGGGAATCCATGGATTGTCCTGTGCTATAGGATTTTTCGTAGTAAAAAGTATTTTAGTAGAAATAGGTCCTGTTCTTACCGCCCTCGCTCTTTCTGGAAGAGTCGGAGGAGCTATTTCTGCTTTTTTAGGCACTATGCGTATGACCGAACAAGTGAGCGCAATGGAAACTTTAGGAGTGAATCCTTTAGCATACTTCGCCTTACCCAGGATTATCGCAGGCACTATTGCTATGCCTGCTTTGGTCATTGCCGCAGTCTGGTCAGGGATCTTTGGTGGTTATTTACTCTGTCGTTATGCTTTTCAATTGCCAGCACAAGTATATTTACATATGGTTTCTGGGAATGTATTCATATCCGATATTGTGATGGTCATTGTGAAGTCCTTAGTATTCGGATTTATTATCACATCTTTAGCTTGTTATCAGGGATTAGGGAAGCATTGCCGCATTACAGATGTGGCTAAGGTGACTACTGCAGGAGTTGTAACCTCATATATTTCTATTCTATTCGCTAATTGTGTGATTACAGCATTCTTTCATGTTCTAGGTTACTAG
- a CDS encoding ABC transporter ATP-binding protein — protein MVEPWISVDRIYKSYCNNEGQGHTVLQGVSLQVFPDELLVILGKSGTGKSVLLRHIIGLEVPDSGEVRYAKELTHKGRLKDFTIGMVFQGGALFDFLSVRENVAFGLHAYNDRHKIFSPQEINAKVDQALSNVGLSYAADFMPSKLSGGMVKRVALARSLVYSPKLVLYDEPTAGLDPMTSREMTHLIFQLRKEQGIGGIVITHDITLALALADRIAIHDKGTIPRIYTKEEFIKTNDALVRQFFAGHQHGEMLIKEG, from the coding sequence ATGGTAGAACCCTGGATTTCTGTCGATCGCATTTATAAGAGTTATTGCAATAACGAAGGTCAAGGCCATACGGTACTGCAGGGGGTTTCTTTGCAGGTATTTCCTGATGAGTTGTTGGTCATTCTAGGAAAATCAGGCACAGGAAAAAGCGTGCTTCTTCGGCATATTATAGGGTTAGAGGTCCCAGACTCTGGAGAAGTGCGCTATGCTAAAGAACTGACTCATAAAGGGCGTTTAAAAGATTTTACTATTGGTATGGTGTTTCAGGGAGGAGCTCTCTTTGATTTTCTCTCTGTTCGAGAAAATGTCGCTTTCGGTCTTCATGCTTATAATGACCGGCATAAAATATTTTCCCCACAAGAGATCAACGCTAAGGTGGATCAAGCTTTGTCTAATGTAGGATTAAGTTACGCTGCGGATTTTATGCCGAGTAAATTATCTGGGGGTATGGTAAAGCGCGTCGCCTTAGCCCGATCTTTAGTCTATTCTCCTAAGCTTGTCCTTTATGATGAGCCTACAGCAGGTTTAGATCCTATGACGAGTCGAGAAATGACACACTTAATTTTCCAATTGCGAAAAGAACAAGGAATAGGGGGTATAGTCATTACTCATGATATTACATTAGCATTAGCGCTTGCAGATCGCATTGCTATCCATGATAAAGGCACTATACCCCGTATCTATACAAAGGAAGAATTTATAAAGACAAACGATGCTTTGGTTAGGCAATTCTTTGCCGGTCATCAGCATGGTGAAATGCTGATTAAGGAGGGCTAA
- a CDS encoding MlaD family protein — protein MSKEDRKSIFFGVFLCVGMLGLFSVMLFTPKSRGDGKQEIHVAFTHLSGVSKGMNVCLAGQIIGSVASVHNIMDKGISRDTRQLYCYELVLKIDSGITLYKDDTFAMYSPKIIGESIVNILPGKIRTEDNRLCSQDLVYGNHIDPIEKLIQFVDKADKALGRLETETVHIYEKLSSLIDDDKDSSFIQQARLVTESIHKSANRLADCLDGERVARFDGLMSDCREIAGIVKDYGLLYQYNSQWKKQQKIKDKKKHLLQNQEVALENR, from the coding sequence ATGTCTAAGGAAGATCGTAAATCAATATTTTTTGGAGTATTTCTTTGTGTAGGCATGCTCGGTTTATTTTCTGTCATGCTATTCACTCCCAAAAGTCGTGGAGATGGAAAACAAGAAATCCATGTCGCCTTTACTCACCTCAGTGGAGTAAGTAAAGGAATGAATGTGTGTCTAGCAGGTCAGATTATCGGTTCTGTAGCTTCTGTGCACAATATTATGGATAAGGGAATTTCCCGAGATACCAGACAGTTATATTGCTACGAACTCGTTTTGAAAATTGATTCGGGAATTACTCTTTATAAAGACGATACTTTTGCTATGTACTCTCCTAAAATTATAGGAGAATCTATAGTCAATATTCTTCCTGGAAAGATAAGAACTGAAGACAACCGCTTGTGCTCTCAGGATTTAGTCTACGGTAATCATATTGATCCTATTGAGAAGTTGATACAGTTTGTCGATAAGGCTGACAAAGCCTTGGGGAGACTCGAAACAGAAACTGTTCATATTTATGAAAAATTATCTTCCTTGATTGATGACGATAAAGACTCTTCATTCATCCAGCAGGCTCGGTTAGTCACAGAGTCTATACACAAAAGTGCTAACAGATTAGCGGATTGCTTAGACGGTGAGCGTGTTGCCCGTTTCGATGGGCTAATGAGTGACTGTCGGGAGATCGCCGGCATCGTGAAAGATTACGGATTATTATATCAATACAATTCGCAATGGAAAAAACAGCAAAAAATAAAAGATAAGAAAAAACACTTGTTACAGAATCAAGAAGTCGCTTTGGAAAATAGATAG